A stretch of Pseudomonas sp. 7SR1 DNA encodes these proteins:
- a CDS encoding lysophospholipid acyltransferase family protein — translation MFEPVVANLITSAARMVTGARSLWLGCAPRPVQRIYFANHSSHGDFVLLWASLPPALRKLTRPVAGADYWQTSPLRRYIINRVFNGVLVDRERKDPGYNPLQPMLDALHNGDSLIIFPEGTRNPDEGLLPFKSGIYHLMKSHPEVEVIPVWIANLNRVMPKGRVLPLPLLCTTSFGAPLCIEEGESKEQFLERSRAALLALAPEHV, via the coding sequence ATGTTCGAACCCGTGGTCGCCAACCTCATCACCTCCGCCGCCCGCATGGTCACGGGCGCCCGCAGCCTGTGGCTCGGTTGCGCGCCGCGGCCGGTGCAGCGGATCTATTTCGCCAACCACAGCAGCCATGGCGATTTCGTGCTGCTCTGGGCGTCCCTGCCGCCGGCACTGCGCAAGCTCACTCGCCCGGTGGCCGGTGCCGACTATTGGCAGACCAGCCCGCTGCGCCGCTACATCATCAACCGGGTGTTCAATGGCGTGCTGGTGGACCGGGAGCGCAAGGATCCCGGGTACAACCCGCTGCAACCGATGCTCGATGCCCTGCACAACGGCGACTCGCTGATCATCTTCCCCGAGGGCACGCGCAACCCAGACGAAGGCCTGCTGCCCTTCAAGAGCGGGATCTATCACCTGATGAAAAGCCATCCCGAGGTCGAAGTGATCCCGGTATGGATCGCCAACCTCAACCGTGTCATGCCCAAGGGCCGGGTGCTGCCTTTGCCCCTGTTATGCACCACCAGTTTCGGTGCACCGCTGTGCATCGAAGAAGGCGAAAGCAAAGAGCAATTTCTTGAACGCAGCCGCGCCGCACTGCTGGCACTGGCCCCGGAGCACGTCTGA
- a CDS encoding ester cyclase, whose protein sequence is MNISSISLADQLRAERLAVETFYRAFSDKQPDLVDEVLAPHWDDIPLAPGQAPGPEGIKTIIRSVVQAFPDVRIVIHDVVQEPGKMAVRAQISGTHDGELFGIAATGRQVSFPIHEFHRFHDAKLTTTWHLEDWFGVFIQLGRFPTQA, encoded by the coding sequence ATGAATATCTCCAGCATCAGCCTTGCCGACCAACTGCGCGCCGAGCGCCTGGCGGTCGAAACGTTCTACCGCGCGTTCAGCGACAAACAACCGGATCTGGTCGACGAAGTGCTGGCCCCGCACTGGGACGACATCCCGTTGGCGCCGGGGCAGGCCCCCGGCCCTGAAGGCATCAAGACCATCATCCGCAGCGTTGTCCAGGCGTTCCCCGATGTGCGGATCGTTATCCACGACGTGGTCCAGGAGCCTGGAAAAATGGCCGTGCGCGCGCAAATCAGCGGCACCCATGACGGTGAGCTTTTCGGCATCGCCGCCACCGGCAGGCAAGTCAGTTTCCCCATCCATGAATTCCACCGCTTCCACGACGCGAAGCTGACGACGACATGGCACCTGGAAGACTGGTTCGGCGTGTTCATCCAGCTTGGCCGGTTCCCCACCCAGGCCTGA
- a CDS encoding DUF2300 domain-containing protein, translated as MRGLLVGWLLCLIPALATAQDEPLRLAFDGQLLRVGQGQVLDRQPLPDSLQAPLGSLWKLFVYAWLVDTHAQEPAYECRGQSKEEVYCCSAGKSIGRDQALVKSCGLYFEPQRLGLGATDWRDYWQARQAPSWLLDLPALQPQKQVPVVELLKALATLPAQDQARRVLLDVVLNASDGRLVGQLGSRLRVKTWSWLGEQGPASRQGGFAGWLADGTPVWAGGRGTSQQVLKVFGDGLAAALPVRWPAETGRCVEVGLFARYPLQRVMSGDRPVAPGQLRGDYRVEFANGNQLDIHSDGELFLTPGKLVARLDREEYVARVLQREAKAEPSEAAKALAVAIRTYLLQNAQRNGDCLSIDDSSHRQRVAPRPATAETRSIAAWTNDLVLAGTDVTYHSDQPGPDKLSWQQAVEQASAGQRYDAILLHAYPRASLSRWDNPVASCEALPAAQQWLLKQRRGWRPRLESEVGYNEISALAVCRLAFGRPYVDRERQRIYVRGVLSLQDRLDLTHEYLHLAFEAHPNGQDENYIEGLARHLLLE; from the coding sequence GGGCCAGGTGCTGGACCGCCAGCCGTTGCCCGATTCCCTGCAGGCACCACTGGGCAGCCTGTGGAAGCTGTTCGTCTACGCCTGGCTGGTGGACACCCATGCACAGGAACCGGCCTACGAGTGCCGCGGCCAGTCCAAGGAAGAAGTGTATTGCTGCAGCGCCGGGAAGAGCATCGGTCGCGACCAGGCCCTGGTGAAGTCCTGTGGGCTGTATTTCGAGCCGCAGCGGCTCGGGCTGGGGGCCACGGACTGGCGCGACTACTGGCAGGCTCGCCAGGCGCCGTCCTGGCTGCTGGACCTGCCCGCCCTGCAACCGCAAAAGCAGGTGCCCGTCGTCGAGCTGCTCAAGGCGCTGGCCACGTTGCCGGCCCAGGACCAGGCCCGTCGGGTGCTGCTGGATGTGGTGCTCAACGCCTCGGATGGCCGGCTTGTCGGTCAATTGGGCAGTCGCCTGCGGGTCAAGACCTGGAGTTGGCTCGGCGAGCAGGGGCCGGCATCGCGCCAGGGTGGCTTCGCCGGTTGGCTGGCCGATGGGACGCCCGTATGGGCCGGGGGGCGGGGCACCAGCCAGCAGGTCCTGAAGGTGTTCGGTGACGGGCTGGCCGCGGCGCTGCCGGTGCGTTGGCCGGCCGAAACGGGACGTTGCGTGGAAGTGGGCCTGTTTGCCCGCTACCCGTTGCAGCGTGTCATGTCGGGTGATCGGCCGGTCGCGCCGGGTCAATTGCGCGGTGATTACCGCGTCGAGTTCGCCAACGGCAACCAGTTGGATATCCATAGCGACGGTGAGCTGTTCCTGACGCCCGGCAAGCTGGTGGCGCGGCTGGACCGGGAGGAATACGTCGCCCGGGTCCTGCAGCGCGAAGCCAAGGCCGAACCCTCCGAAGCGGCCAAGGCCCTGGCCGTGGCGATTCGCACCTACCTGTTGCAGAACGCCCAGCGCAACGGCGATTGCCTGAGCATCGACGACAGCAGCCATCGGCAACGGGTCGCCCCGCGCCCGGCGACGGCCGAAACCCGGTCGATCGCCGCCTGGACCAACGACCTGGTCCTGGCCGGCACCGATGTGACCTATCACTCCGACCAGCCAGGTCCGGACAAGCTGTCCTGGCAGCAGGCGGTGGAACAAGCCAGCGCCGGGCAGCGCTACGACGCCATCCTGCTGCATGCCTATCCACGCGCCAGCCTCAGTCGCTGGGACAATCCGGTGGCGTCCTGCGAAGCGTTGCCGGCTGCCCAGCAATGGCTGCTCAAGCAGCGTCGAGGCTGGCGTCCTCGGCTGGAAAGCGAAGTGGGCTACAACGAAATCAGCGCTTTGGCAGTATGCCGTCTCGCCTTCGGCCGGCCTTATGTCGACCGCGAGCGCCAGCGCATCTACGTTCGGGGCGTGCTATCGCTCCAGGACCGCCTCGACCTGACTCATGAATACCTGCACCTGGCCTTCGAAGCTCATCCCAACGGCCAGGACGAAAACTATATCGAAGGGCTCGCCCGTCACCTCTTGCTGGAATAG
- a CDS encoding phosphatidate cytidylyltransferase, which produces MDRYTLMLFGGIGAILVLASVIGFILKLRTKGAPNSVIDNLNARINAWWIMVLVIGIAFWLGNAAVILLFYAVSFYALREFLTLTPTRRSDYPALVAAFYLALPLQYLLIYYDWYGLFSIFIPVYVFLLLPILASLGGDSTHFLERASKVQWGLMIAVFCISFVPALLTLDIAGFEGRNLLLIAYLVIVVQLSDVLQYVCGKLFGKRKIAPNLSPSKTVEGFAGGILLASLIGGALWWITPFNPWQSFLIALLINLLGFAGGIVMSAIKRDRGVKDWGHMIEGHGGMLDRLDSVCFAAPIFFHLVRYWWT; this is translated from the coding sequence ATGGATCGATACACCCTGATGTTGTTTGGCGGAATCGGCGCGATTCTGGTGCTGGCGTCCGTGATCGGCTTCATCCTCAAACTGCGGACCAAGGGCGCACCGAACTCGGTCATCGATAACCTCAACGCGCGAATCAATGCCTGGTGGATCATGGTGCTGGTGATCGGCATCGCGTTCTGGCTCGGCAATGCGGCGGTCATCCTGCTGTTCTACGCAGTGTCGTTCTACGCCCTGCGGGAATTCCTGACCCTGACGCCCACCCGACGCAGCGATTACCCGGCCCTGGTGGCCGCGTTCTACCTGGCGCTGCCGCTGCAATACCTGCTGATCTACTACGACTGGTACGGATTGTTCTCCATCTTCATCCCGGTGTATGTGTTCCTGCTGCTGCCGATCCTGGCGTCCCTGGGCGGCGACAGTACGCACTTCCTGGAGCGTGCTTCGAAGGTGCAGTGGGGATTGATGATCGCGGTGTTCTGCATCTCCTTCGTCCCGGCCTTGCTGACCCTGGACATCGCCGGTTTCGAGGGCCGCAACCTGTTGCTGATCGCGTACCTGGTGATCGTGGTGCAGCTGTCGGATGTGTTGCAGTACGTGTGCGGCAAGTTGTTCGGCAAGCGCAAGATCGCACCGAACCTGTCGCCTTCGAAGACCGTGGAGGGCTTTGCCGGCGGCATCCTGCTGGCCTCGCTGATCGGCGGCGCGCTGTGGTGGATCACGCCGTTCAACCCCTGGCAGTCGTTCCTCATCGCCTTGCTGATCAACCTGCTGGGGTTTGCCGGGGGCATCGTGATGTCGGCGATCAAGCGCGACCGCGGGGTGAAGGATTGGGGCCATATGATCGAAGGCCACGGCGGCATGCTCGACCGACTGGACTCGGTGTGTTTCGCGGCACCGATCTTCTTTCATCTGGTCCGGTATTGGTGGACCTGA
- a CDS encoding YfaP family protein translates to MTLRYPQVLLLLCAMTALPLAVAADGIKLDTPVGGWRSGAPGGEDENFSQTVNYPASSVNTPQGQAGTARITGQIKAMPKDTSEPGKLIVNGVSLPLKLDPEGRFDRPFSFPNGTNSVEVRSPDGQHRHRTQFLNTSGGATPAKLRVLLTWDSDGTDLDLHLLTPDGAHIWYGDRVAPNGAALDVDVTTGYGPEIFAMPAPIKGQYQVYVNYYGGGYRNEESDEDAESVEQAKQALTTAQITVITEEGTPSEKMETFVVPMRAPGELTLVKSFSYP, encoded by the coding sequence ATGACACTCCGTTATCCACAGGTCTTGCTGTTGCTCTGCGCCATGACCGCGTTGCCCCTGGCCGTTGCCGCTGACGGCATCAAACTCGACACCCCGGTCGGCGGCTGGCGCAGCGGCGCACCGGGCGGCGAGGATGAAAACTTCAGCCAGACCGTCAACTACCCGGCCTCGTCGGTCAATACGCCCCAGGGCCAGGCCGGCACGGCCCGCATTACCGGCCAGATCAAGGCCATGCCCAAGGACACGAGCGAGCCGGGCAAACTCATCGTCAACGGCGTGAGCCTGCCGTTGAAGCTCGATCCAGAGGGGCGCTTCGACCGGCCATTCTCGTTTCCCAACGGCACCAACAGCGTCGAAGTGCGCAGTCCCGATGGCCAGCATCGTCACCGCACCCAGTTCCTCAACACCAGTGGCGGCGCCACGCCGGCCAAGCTGCGGGTCTTGCTGACCTGGGACAGCGACGGCACCGACCTGGACCTGCACCTGCTCACGCCCGACGGTGCCCACATCTGGTACGGCGACCGGGTCGCTCCCAACGGTGCCGCGCTCGACGTCGACGTCACCACCGGCTACGGCCCGGAGATCTTCGCCATGCCGGCACCGATCAAGGGGCAGTACCAGGTCTACGTCAACTACTACGGCGGCGGTTATCGCAACGAGGAAAGCGATGAAGACGCAGAATCAGTCGAGCAGGCAAAACAAGCCCTGACCACGGCGCAGATCACCGTGATCACGGAAGAGGGCACGCCGAGCGAAAAAATGGAGACGTTCGTGGTCCCGATGCGGGCGCCGGGGGAGTTGACCCTGGTGAAAAGTTTTAGTTATCCGTGA
- a CDS encoding MBL fold metallo-hydrolase — translation MRIHHLNCGCMCPVGGALFDGYSRGLTACLVCHCLLVETDTNGLILVDTGFGQRDIQTPERLSRFFRTFNNIRFEHRLTALEQIRRLGFDAHDVRHILLTHLDFDHAGGLQDFPQARVHVMRDEMAVARSAKTWIGRRRFQARQWQGVDSWEFYTTEGDTWFGFDSVRALIGAEEEDIFLVPLQGHTAGHAGIALRTPGGWMLHAGDAYFFHDEVHQPERHCPPGMRFYQYMMDTDRPARLHNQSRLRELALSRDHQPVEIFCSHDAREWERAVARARKLRVDSSAMPSATGKQST, via the coding sequence ATGCGCATCCATCACCTGAACTGCGGCTGCATGTGCCCGGTGGGCGGGGCGTTGTTCGATGGCTACAGTCGTGGGCTGACGGCGTGCCTGGTGTGTCACTGCCTGTTGGTCGAAACAGACACCAACGGCCTGATCCTGGTGGACACCGGATTCGGCCAGCGGGATATCCAGACCCCCGAGCGGCTGAGCCGATTCTTTCGCACGTTCAACAACATCCGGTTCGAGCATCGGCTCACGGCGCTGGAACAGATCCGACGCCTGGGTTTCGACGCCCACGATGTGCGACACATTCTCTTGACTCACCTGGATTTTGACCACGCCGGCGGGCTCCAGGATTTTCCCCAGGCGCGGGTGCATGTGATGCGCGACGAGATGGCGGTGGCCCGCTCCGCGAAGACCTGGATCGGTCGGCGTCGGTTCCAGGCCAGGCAGTGGCAGGGTGTGGACAGTTGGGAGTTCTACACCACGGAAGGCGACACCTGGTTTGGCTTCGACTCGGTGCGGGCGCTGATCGGGGCGGAAGAAGAGGATATTTTCCTGGTGCCGTTGCAGGGCCATACGGCCGGTCACGCCGGGATCGCCCTGCGCACCCCCGGCGGCTGGATGCTTCACGCCGGCGATGCGTATTTCTTCCACGATGAAGTCCATCAACCCGAACGCCATTGTCCGCCGGGCATGCGGTTTTATCAGTACATGATGGACACGGACCGTCCGGCACGCCTGCATAACCAGAGTCGTTTGCGGGAACTGGCGTTGTCCCGGGATCATCAACCTGTCGAGATCTTTTGCAGCCACGACGCCCGGGAGTGGGAACGAGCCGTGGCCCGAGCGCGCAAGCTGCGGGTCGACTCCAGTGCTATGCCGTCGGCCACGGGCAAGCAGTCAACCTGA
- a CDS encoding LysR family transcriptional regulator: MDFHGIDLNLLVAFDALMTERNVTRAAARVGVSQPAMSAALARLRKLWGDPLFARSADGLLPTPRARELAVPIAQALHQLQVALVERPAFNPAEARAVFKLGLSDYPAYVLLPALLQALAEQAPGVWVNVHAFNDRDHTVDMLDNGLIDAAVGVPPTQAAARILNRTVLRDEFVTIVAHDHPVARRAMTLKAYLALRHVLVSPEQDLYGVVDQALAQQGKQRELALTLPQMFAVPSLIARTRLTATVMRRVAMSAAGSHKLVMFPPPVTLPPMTFDLIWHRRSESHPAQQWFRELIVEVAGQL, encoded by the coding sequence ATGGATTTTCATGGCATCGATTTGAACCTCCTGGTGGCATTCGACGCACTGATGACCGAGCGCAACGTCACGCGGGCCGCGGCTCGGGTGGGGGTCAGTCAGCCGGCGATGAGCGCGGCCCTGGCCAGGCTTCGCAAACTGTGGGGCGATCCGCTGTTTGCCCGCAGCGCCGACGGTCTGTTGCCGACACCCAGGGCCCGGGAACTGGCGGTGCCGATCGCCCAGGCGTTGCATCAGTTGCAGGTGGCACTGGTGGAGCGCCCCGCGTTCAACCCTGCCGAGGCTCGCGCGGTATTCAAGCTCGGCCTGTCGGACTACCCGGCCTATGTGCTCCTGCCCGCCCTGTTGCAGGCCCTCGCCGAACAGGCGCCGGGGGTTTGGGTGAATGTCCATGCGTTCAACGACCGCGACCATACCGTCGACATGCTGGACAACGGCCTGATCGACGCGGCGGTGGGCGTGCCGCCGACCCAGGCTGCGGCGAGGATCCTGAATCGAACCGTGCTCAGGGACGAATTCGTCACCATCGTGGCCCATGACCATCCGGTTGCCCGCCGCGCCATGACCCTCAAGGCTTACCTGGCGCTGCGCCATGTCCTGGTGTCTCCCGAGCAAGACTTGTACGGCGTGGTGGACCAGGCTCTCGCCCAGCAAGGAAAACAGCGGGAGCTCGCCCTGACATTGCCGCAGATGTTCGCCGTCCCCTCGCTGATCGCCCGTACCCGGCTGACCGCCACGGTGATGCGAAGAGTGGCGATGAGCGCGGCCGGCAGCCATAAGCTGGTGATGTTCCCGCCACCGGTGACGCTGCCGCCGATGACCTTCGACCTGATCTGGCACAGGCGCAGCGAGTCCCATCCGGCGCAGCAATGGTTCAGGGAATTGATCGTCGAAGTCGCCGGGCAGCTATGA
- a CDS encoding phosphatase PAP2/dual specificity phosphatase family protein: MSAVIAPAREPALLKPAVFWLLLLAPLFFSTYGFATWVTSQRDDVGSLVFGWESHMPFMAWTIVPYWSIDLLYGLSLLLPNSREALKRHALRLLTAQAIAVSCFLLWPLRFTFARPEMDGVFGWLFDVLAGFDKPFNQAPSLHIALLVILWVCYQRHLQGIWRWLMHGWFALIGVSVLTTYQHHFIDVPTGALAGWLCVWLWPLDRPSPLRSARLSHDRARLRLALRYALGAAAMFIPAFAFAGAWLWLVWPAVALLWVALNYLLFGADGFQKRADGRLNPAVRWMLAPYLAAAWVNSRWWTRQHPQPDQVTDGVWLGRVPTSAELKGSPFGGVLDLCAELSVDSTGIAYRSLPVLDLTVPTAGQCLEAAQAIENLRPYGPVLVCCALGYSRSATAVAAWLLHSGRAASVDDAIGQVQRARPGVVLHPTHRRVLTQLAEEHQR; this comes from the coding sequence ATGAGCGCTGTCATCGCCCCCGCCCGGGAGCCGGCGCTGCTGAAGCCGGCGGTGTTCTGGCTGCTGTTGCTGGCCCCGCTGTTCTTCAGCACCTACGGCTTCGCCACCTGGGTCACGTCCCAGCGCGACGATGTCGGCAGCCTGGTGTTCGGCTGGGAAAGCCACATGCCGTTCATGGCCTGGACCATCGTGCCGTACTGGTCGATCGACCTGCTGTATGGCTTGTCCCTGCTGCTGCCCAACAGCCGCGAGGCCCTCAAGCGACACGCCTTGCGCCTGCTCACGGCCCAGGCGATCGCGGTCAGTTGCTTCCTGCTCTGGCCGCTGCGCTTCACCTTTGCCCGACCGGAGATGGATGGGGTGTTCGGTTGGCTGTTCGACGTGCTGGCCGGTTTCGACAAGCCATTCAACCAGGCGCCCTCGCTGCACATCGCGTTGCTGGTCATCCTCTGGGTTTGCTACCAGCGCCATCTGCAAGGTATCTGGCGCTGGCTGATGCACGGCTGGTTCGCCTTGATCGGCGTGTCGGTGCTGACCACTTACCAGCATCATTTCATCGACGTTCCCACCGGCGCGCTGGCCGGCTGGCTGTGTGTCTGGCTGTGGCCGCTGGATCGGCCCAGCCCGTTGCGAAGCGCGCGCCTGAGCCATGACCGCGCACGCCTGCGACTGGCCTTGCGTTATGCCTTGGGCGCGGCAGCGATGTTCATTCCGGCGTTTGCCTTCGCCGGCGCCTGGCTGTGGCTGGTCTGGCCGGCGGTGGCGCTGCTTTGGGTGGCGCTCAATTACCTGCTGTTCGGCGCCGACGGGTTCCAGAAGCGTGCCGATGGCCGGCTGAACCCCGCCGTACGCTGGATGCTGGCCCCCTACCTGGCAGCCGCCTGGGTCAATTCCCGTTGGTGGACACGCCAGCATCCGCAGCCGGATCAGGTCACGGATGGCGTCTGGCTGGGGCGCGTGCCTACGTCGGCGGAATTGAAGGGCAGCCCGTTCGGCGGCGTGCTCGACCTCTGCGCCGAACTGTCCGTGGACAGCACTGGCATCGCCTATCGCTCATTGCCGGTGCTCGACTTGACGGTGCCGACAGCCGGGCAATGCCTGGAAGCGGCGCAGGCGATCGAGAACCTGCGCCCATACGGGCCGGTGCTGGTCTGCTGCGCCCTGGGCTATTCACGCAGCGCCACCGCCGTGGCCGCGTGGCTGCTGCACAGTGGCCGGGCGGCGAGTGTCGATGACGCCATCGGGCAAGTCCAACGGGCCCGCCCGGGCGTCGTACTGCATCCGACCCACCGCCGGGTGTTGACGCAACTGGCCGAGGAGCACCAGCGATGA
- a CDS encoding CDP-alcohol phosphatidyltransferase family protein yields MPSIYQLKPAFQNLLRPMVQRLYDKGVTANQVTVLAGAVSVLVGAIVAGFAQHPWVFVLVPAWMFLRMALNAVDGMLAREFGQQSHLGAYLNELCDIIADAALILPFALIPDASLLLVLSVTLLALFSEYAGVLGPMVGASRRYDGPMGKSDRAFVLGVLATGIALGWLGAPWVDGVMAVVAALLVYTLVNRVRHGLDQVKENAPSA; encoded by the coding sequence ATGCCCTCGATCTACCAACTCAAACCCGCCTTCCAGAACCTGCTGCGGCCCATGGTCCAACGGCTCTACGACAAGGGCGTCACCGCCAACCAGGTCACTGTGCTGGCAGGTGCCGTTTCAGTGCTGGTCGGCGCGATCGTCGCCGGGTTCGCCCAGCACCCCTGGGTGTTCGTATTGGTGCCAGCCTGGATGTTCCTGCGCATGGCCTTGAACGCCGTGGATGGCATGCTCGCCCGGGAGTTCGGCCAACAATCGCATCTGGGCGCCTACCTCAACGAGCTATGCGATATCATCGCCGACGCTGCCCTGATCCTGCCTTTCGCCCTGATTCCCGATGCCAGCCTGTTGCTCGTGTTGTCGGTCACGCTGTTGGCGTTGTTCAGCGAATACGCCGGTGTGCTGGGGCCGATGGTCGGGGCTTCGCGACGCTACGACGGGCCGATGGGCAAGAGTGACCGGGCCTTCGTGCTGGGCGTGCTGGCGACTGGCATCGCCCTGGGTTGGCTCGGGGCTCCCTGGGTCGATGGTGTGATGGCGGTGGTTGCCGCCCTGCTGGTTTATACCTTGGTCAACCGGGTGCGTCATGGCCTGGACCAAGTGAAGGAAAACGCTCCCTCAGCATAA
- a CDS encoding bifunctional alpha/beta hydrolase/class I SAM-dependent methyltransferase: protein MREAQHRTFTTHDGVELFYRHWPAVDVAPGEPRQAVLLFHRGHEHSGRIAHLVDELDLPGFDFFAWDARGHGQSPGERGDSPSFATSARDVQTFCDHIGAQHQIDEQNIAVVAQSVGAVIAATWVHDYAPRIRSLVLASPAFKVKLYVPFARPGLALMRRFRGNFFVNSYVKAKFLSHDPQRVASYDSDPLITKAISVNVLLGLYEAAERVVADAQAILVPTQLLISGSDFVVHRKPQEQFFERLGSLQKEKHILPGFFHDTLGEKHRAPAIASARRFILQNFERPLERPSLLDADRLGATCAEAESLATPLPHNSPRDLYWRMTRASMRLGSTLSAGVKLGFDTGFDSGSTLDYVYRNRATGTSALGRLIDRNYLDSIGWRGIRQRKLHVEELLRLAMGKLREEQREVRIVDIAAGHGRYILEALQGVSPLPESILLRDYSDINVRDGSALIQEKGLGHIARFVKGDAFDRQDLAALEPKPTLAVVSGLYELFADNQMVGGSLAGLAEAVEPGGFLIYTGQPWHPQLELIARALTSHRAGQAWVMRRRSQAEMDQLVEAAGFRKITLRVDAWGIFSVSLAQRVQ, encoded by the coding sequence ATGCGCGAAGCCCAACACCGGACATTCACCACCCATGACGGCGTGGAGCTGTTCTACCGACACTGGCCGGCCGTCGACGTGGCCCCGGGCGAACCCCGCCAGGCCGTGCTGCTGTTTCACCGTGGCCACGAACACTCCGGGCGCATCGCGCACCTGGTGGACGAACTGGACCTGCCCGGCTTCGACTTTTTTGCCTGGGACGCCCGGGGCCATGGCCAGTCCCCTGGCGAGCGGGGCGACAGCCCGAGCTTTGCCACCAGTGCGCGGGATGTACAGACGTTCTGCGACCACATCGGCGCGCAGCACCAGATCGACGAACAGAACATCGCCGTGGTGGCGCAAAGCGTCGGCGCGGTGATCGCCGCGACCTGGGTCCATGACTATGCACCGCGCATCCGTTCGCTGGTGCTGGCATCGCCGGCGTTCAAGGTGAAGCTCTACGTGCCTTTCGCCCGTCCGGGCCTGGCGCTGATGCGCAGGTTTCGCGGCAATTTCTTCGTCAACAGCTACGTCAAGGCGAAATTCCTCAGCCATGACCCGCAACGCGTGGCGTCCTACGACAGCGATCCGCTGATCACCAAGGCCATCTCGGTCAATGTGCTGCTGGGCCTGTACGAAGCCGCCGAGCGGGTGGTGGCCGATGCCCAGGCGATCCTGGTGCCGACGCAGTTGCTGATCTCCGGTTCCGACTTCGTGGTGCACCGCAAACCCCAGGAGCAGTTCTTCGAGCGACTGGGCAGCCTGCAGAAAGAGAAGCACATCCTGCCGGGTTTCTTCCACGACACCCTGGGGGAGAAGCACCGCGCACCGGCCATTGCCAGCGCCCGGCGCTTTATCCTGCAGAATTTCGAACGCCCCCTGGAGCGCCCTTCCCTGCTGGATGCCGACCGCCTGGGCGCGACCTGCGCCGAAGCCGAATCCCTGGCAACGCCGCTGCCGCACAATTCGCCGCGCGACCTGTACTGGCGCATGACCCGCGCCAGCATGCGCCTGGGCAGCACCCTGTCAGCCGGCGTGAAGCTGGGCTTCGACACCGGTTTCGACTCCGGCAGCACCCTGGATTATGTCTACCGCAACCGCGCCACCGGTACTTCGGCGCTGGGGCGGCTGATCGACCGGAACTACCTGGATTCCATCGGCTGGCGTGGCATCCGCCAGCGCAAGCTGCACGTGGAAGAACTGTTGCGCCTGGCCATGGGCAAGCTGCGCGAAGAGCAGCGCGAGGTGCGCATCGTCGATATCGCCGCCGGCCACGGCCGCTACATTCTCGAAGCGCTGCAGGGTGTCAGCCCGTTGCCGGAGTCGATCCTGCTGCGGGACTACAGCGACATCAACGTGCGTGATGGCAGCGCACTGATCCAGGAAAAAGGCCTGGGACACATCGCCCGTTTCGTCAAAGGCGATGCTTTCGATCGCCAGGACCTGGCGGCCCTGGAGCCCAAGCCGACCCTCGCGGTGGTGTCCGGCCTGTACGAGCTGTTCGCCGATAACCAGATGGTCGGCGGCTCCCTCGCGGGCCTGGCCGAAGCGGTGGAACCGGGGGGGTTCCTGATCTACACCGGCCAGCCGTGGCACCCGCAGCTGGAGCTCATTGCCCGCGCCCTCACCAGCCACCGCGCCGGGCAGGCGTGGGTGATGCGTCGGCGCAGCCAGGCGGAAATGGACCAACTGGTGGAGGCTGCAGGCTTTCGCAAGATCACCCTGCGGGTCGATGCGTGGGGCATCTTCAGCGTTTCGCTGGCCCAGCGAGTGCAGTGA